The Citrifermentans bemidjiense Bem genome window below encodes:
- a CDS encoding UDP-N-acetylmuramoyl-tripeptide--D-alanyl-D-alanine ligase: protein MAMFTLNEIAEATGGRVIGEAAGEASAVSTDSRQVAPGELFVALRGERFDGHDFIIPAVSKGVTIFLAEESWAAKHELPKGAGAVLVPDTLRALGDLAAYHRRRFNLKTVCVTGSNGKTTTKEMLARILAQTGPGLKTEGNLNNLIGLPLTIFRLTGRERWAVFEIGMSEFGEIDRLAEIAEPQVGIITNAFPAHLETLGSVEGVARAKGELFLRLKPGSVAVYNVDDPLVSTCPTHLNVTRLTFGLRGAEVSSASIQSLGKRGESFTLRLPDGEQQVTLSAYGRHNIYNALAAAAAAHALGVPGDLIRQGLEEFSPYDKRFQLEEVAGVTLIDDSYNANPASMAAALTTLKELQGEGRLVAVLGDMLELGLGTEEAHRELGKLAAGNVDRLYLLGKLVEETAKGALEAGLPAADLVLGRDHDQLAQELLSFVQPGDCILFKGSRGMKMDKVAQLVRQGLASAAKGGND, encoded by the coding sequence ATGGCGATGTTCACGCTTAACGAAATAGCCGAGGCAACCGGCGGCAGGGTGATCGGGGAGGCGGCAGGCGAGGCCTCCGCGGTGAGCACCGACTCGCGCCAGGTAGCCCCGGGAGAGCTTTTCGTGGCACTGAGGGGCGAGCGCTTCGACGGCCACGACTTCATAATTCCGGCGGTCTCTAAAGGGGTAACCATCTTCCTGGCCGAGGAGAGCTGGGCGGCAAAACACGAACTCCCGAAGGGGGCCGGCGCCGTGCTGGTGCCGGACACGCTGCGCGCCCTGGGGGATCTGGCCGCCTACCACCGCCGCCGCTTCAACCTGAAGACGGTCTGCGTCACCGGCAGCAACGGCAAGACCACGACCAAGGAGATGCTGGCGCGGATACTGGCCCAGACTGGGCCCGGGCTCAAGACCGAGGGGAACCTCAACAACCTGATCGGTTTGCCGCTCACCATCTTCAGGCTCACCGGCCGCGAGCGCTGGGCCGTCTTCGAGATCGGGATGAGCGAGTTCGGCGAGATCGACCGCCTGGCGGAGATAGCTGAGCCCCAGGTAGGCATCATCACCAACGCCTTTCCGGCGCACCTGGAGACCCTGGGGAGCGTGGAAGGGGTGGCGCGGGCCAAGGGAGAGCTTTTCCTGCGCCTTAAGCCAGGTTCCGTCGCCGTCTACAACGTGGACGACCCGCTGGTCTCCACCTGCCCGACCCACCTGAACGTGACCCGGCTCACCTTTGGCCTCAGGGGGGCCGAGGTCTCCTCCGCCTCCATCCAGAGCCTCGGCAAGAGGGGGGAGAGCTTCACCCTCAGGCTTCCGGACGGCGAACAGCAGGTGACCCTGTCGGCCTACGGCAGGCACAACATCTACAACGCGCTCGCCGCAGCCGCTGCAGCGCACGCGCTCGGCGTACCGGGCGACCTGATCCGCCAGGGGCTGGAGGAGTTCTCCCCCTACGACAAGCGCTTCCAGCTGGAGGAAGTGGCGGGGGTGACCCTGATCGACGACAGCTACAACGCGAACCCGGCCTCCATGGCGGCGGCGCTCACCACCTTGAAGGAGCTTCAAGGGGAGGGGCGTTTGGTAGCGGTTTTAGGCGACATGCTGGAGCTTGGGCTTGGCACCGAAGAGGCGCACCGCGAACTGGGGAAACTTGCCGCAGGGAACGTCGACCGGCTCTACCTTTTGGGGAAACTGGTCGAGGAAACCGCCAAGGGGGCGCTGGAAGCGGGGCTTCCCGCAGCCGACCTGGTGCTGGGTCGGGACCATGACCAGCTGGCCCAGGAGCTTCTCTCCTTCGTACAGCCGGGGGACTGCATTCTTTTCAAGGGATCTAGAGGCATGAAAATGGACAAGGTGGCGCAATTGGTACGGCAGGGACTGGCATCCGCCGCAAAAGGGGGGAATGACTGA
- the mraY gene encoding phospho-N-acetylmuramoyl-pentapeptide-transferase, whose translation MLYHLLYPLASDYKLFNVFKYLTFRSIYAMITALLLAFIVGPWVVRKLEALQARQVIRTDGPESHLKKQGTPTMGGVLILVCIVLPTLLWADLKNVFIWLTLLIIVGYGVLGFVDDYKKVVEKNPKGLSPRQKMFWQMLLAAGVGIFLFYLPGFSTELYLPFFKRVHPELGILFIPFVMLVIVGASNAVNLTDGLDGLAIGPVAINAATYLLFCYIAGNAKLSGYLQIPYVPGAGELAVLCGAMVGAGLGFLWYNSYPAEVFMGDVGSLSLGGALGTLAVLTKQEILLVIVGGVFVVEALSVIFQVGSYKYRGKRIFRMAPIHHHFELKGVAEPKIIVRFWIITIILALVAISTLKMR comes from the coding sequence ATGCTTTACCATCTCCTTTACCCGCTCGCCTCTGATTACAAGCTCTTCAACGTATTCAAATACCTGACCTTCCGCTCCATCTACGCCATGATCACGGCCCTGCTGCTCGCCTTCATCGTGGGCCCGTGGGTGGTCAGGAAACTGGAGGCGCTACAGGCGCGCCAGGTGATCCGGACCGACGGTCCCGAATCGCACCTGAAAAAGCAGGGAACCCCGACCATGGGCGGGGTGCTGATCCTGGTCTGCATCGTGCTGCCGACGCTCTTATGGGCCGACCTGAAGAACGTCTTCATCTGGCTCACCCTGCTCATCATCGTGGGGTACGGCGTCCTCGGCTTCGTGGACGACTATAAGAAGGTGGTCGAGAAGAACCCGAAGGGGCTCTCCCCGCGCCAGAAGATGTTCTGGCAGATGCTCTTGGCCGCAGGCGTCGGTATCTTCCTCTTCTACCTCCCCGGTTTCTCGACGGAACTCTACCTGCCGTTCTTCAAGAGGGTGCATCCCGAGTTGGGCATCCTCTTCATCCCGTTTGTAATGCTGGTGATCGTCGGTGCCAGTAACGCCGTGAACCTGACCGACGGTCTCGACGGCCTCGCCATAGGTCCCGTGGCGATCAACGCCGCCACCTATCTCCTCTTCTGCTACATAGCGGGTAACGCCAAGCTTTCCGGGTACCTGCAGATCCCCTACGTGCCGGGGGCGGGGGAGCTTGCCGTTCTTTGCGGCGCCATGGTTGGGGCGGGGCTCGGCTTCCTCTGGTACAACTCTTATCCGGCCGAGGTCTTCATGGGCGACGTCGGCTCCTTGTCGCTCGGCGGCGCGCTCGGGACGCTCGCGGTCCTGACCAAGCAGGAAATCCTTCTGGTGATAGTGGGCGGCGTCTTCGTTGTGGAGGCGCTTTCGGTCATTTTCCAGGTCGGCTCCTACAAGTACCGCGGCAAGAGGATCTTCCGGATGGCGCCGATCCACCATCACTTCGAACTGAAAGGGGTGGCGGAGCCGAAGATCATCGTGCGCTTCTGGATCATCACCATCATCCTGGCGCTGGTGGCCATTTCCACCCTGAAGATGCGCTAG